CGGTCGCGCGAACCATGACATAGCGAAGGGCGGTGCAGCGGTCAAGTTCCGCTTCTCCAACACCGTGCTGACCTACGGTGACCAGATGCCGGCTCTGCCGGTGCTGAGTTACGACAATGTGCGTCTGCTGCCGGAAAGCTATACCGGTACCTTGATCACTTCCCGTGAGATCAAAGGTCTGGAACTGAACGCCGGTCGTTTCACCGCCGAATCGCGCAAGAGCGACGAAGGCCGTGACAGCGGTGGTCTGAAGTCGATCAACGTGTTGGGCGGTAGCTACCAGTTCACTGAAAACTTCAAAGGCGCGCTCTACGCTTCCGACGTCGAAGACGTATTGAAGAAACAATACGTGAACGCCAACTACGTGTTGCCGTTCAACAAGGATCAGTCGCTGACCCTGGACTTCAACGGCTATCGCACCAAGCTGGACAACTCTTATGTCCGCGAAAACGGTGTAACCGGCGACGACAACAAGATCTGGAGCCTGGCCGCAACCTTCGCTACCGGTCCGCACTCGTTCACCGTGGCGCACCAGCGTTCCACTGGCGACAGCAACCTGGGTTATGCCTACGGCGGTTACCAGAAAGATCAAGGTCGTGTCGGTGACGGTGGCAACTCCATCTACCTGGCCAACTCCTACTGGTCCGACTTCAACGCTGAAGACGAGCGCAGCTGGCAGTTGGGCTACGGCCTGGACTTTGGCGCATTCGGCGTACCGGGCCTGAGCTACAACTTCGCTTACGTGCGTGGCGACAACATCACCACCTCCACCAGCGAAGGCGGCACCGAGCGCGAGATCTTCAACCAGTTCAAGTACGTCGTGCAAAGCGGCCCGGCCAAAGACCTGAGCGTGAAACTGCGCAGCTCGATCCTGCGTGTTTCGCAGAAATCCAGCGAGTACAACGTCAGCGGTAACGAACTGCGCGTTTTCGTGGATTACCCGATCAACATCTTCTGATGCCTGATAGGGTGTAACAGATGTGAGAAAAATCCCGACTGGTTCGGGATTTTTTTTCGTCGTTTTTTCAGGGAAAACCGGAAAAAAACCGTGTTTTTGTCATGTGAAAGTTGTTTTCAAGTCGCTTCAAACGCCGTTTCAAACACGCCTTTAAATGCCTGAAATTCTTTCTCATGGACGCAAATTCTCCACCTAATAGATTAGGCCGCTCAACGCAGCGGAGAATTTGGTAATGATCGTTTTGAACAGAGAAGTGGGCGAATCGCTACGGCGCGACAAATATGTCAACGTCCAGGGTGGTGACTTCAATCTCTACGGTCATTTTGCCGACTTCGTCAGACTGACCAAAAGTTGGGAAAACATGGAGCCTGACAGTTACTACGGTCAGGCCGAAGCCGGCATGCGTTACCGTCGTTACAGCGACTTTGAGTACAACCCCAAGACGCGCGAACTCAAGCAACTCGAACATCGTGCGTATGTGCAGTCCAAAGAAAATAACGCTTATGTGGGCGGCCTTGTGCGGCACTTCCAGGACTTCTCCGATGAAGTCATTGAGTCGCCGGTGATGCGCAGCCTCATCGACACCGATTTTGAAGTGTACAAAAGCGTGTTGCCGGAAGAATTGCACGATGAAATCTGGCAGTGCCAGATCCACCAGATCCGCATCGAGATCAAACCGGGCAAACAGCTTGAGATCACACCCGAAGGGATTCACTGCGACGGCTATCCGTTCAGCGGTGTGCACTTCTGGGGCCGAAACAATGTCGAGGGTGCCGAGAGTCGTTTGTACGACATCCACGAGCATCAATTGGCGTCGACCACTTACCAGGAAATTCTCGACACCACCTACTTCCTCGATCGCGACATGCGCCACTATGTGACCCCGGCGCGCAACACGCACACCCATGCCATGGCTTACCGGCAGATTCTGGCGATTTCCTTCTCGCGGCCCGGGACCGCTTTCGACATTGTTCGCTAATCAGATCACCCCAATCGACGGCGTCGAGTGCTCGACGCCGGTGGTGCTGCGCCGCGCCACGGCCAAGGATGCGCAGCGCATGGAGCGCTTCTTCCGTCAGTTCGACGAAGTGTCGTTCTGTGAATGGCAGGACGCCAAATGCCTGCGCGGCGTGTTGATCCAGAAAACCACCACGTCCTATCTGGCCTTCGACGTGGCGGGTGAAATCGTCGGGGCGGTGTTGGGCGGCATGCTCGGCAGTCGTGGCACGATCAATCATCTGGCGGTCAGCCCGCGTTATCGCAGCCAGGGCGTCGGTCAACGTCTTGTTGAAGCGGCGTCGTCCGACATGAAGCGGGTCGGTGTGCTGCGGATGTTTCTGTTCGTCGACGATGCTAACCTCGCGGGCAAGCGATTCTGGGCTGCCCAGGGTTTTTGCGAGCCTCATGGCGAACGGACATTTGAGAGGGATCTATGAATGAAACGTCCGGCAGCGCGCCGCTGATGGTCAACCATCAGCCGTCGCGTACATTTGCCGAAGCCAGCCCGGTGGTGGCCGGTTACTTCACGGTGGCGTTTGTGTTCGGCTTGATGGCCGTCAACGCCGGGCTGCCATTGTGGCTGCCGGTAGCGATGTGTTTATTCGTGTATGCCGGCGCTTCACAATTCGCCGCGCTGGCGCTGATCTCCAGCGGTGCGTCGCTGACC
The sequence above is drawn from the Pseudomonas sp. FP2196 genome and encodes:
- a CDS encoding OprD family porin, giving the protein MLNKRISLIALGMLSATQAMANDQAESKGFVEDSSLKVLLRNAYINRDYKDGNKDKAEWGQAAIGTFSSGFTQGTVGVGVDAFGLYALRLDGGKGRSGAGGIDFFKQENDGRANHDIAKGGAAVKFRFSNTVLTYGDQMPALPVLSYDNVRLLPESYTGTLITSREIKGLELNAGRFTAESRKSDEGRDSGGLKSINVLGGSYQFTENFKGALYASDVEDVLKKQYVNANYVLPFNKDQSLTLDFNGYRTKLDNSYVRENGVTGDDNKIWSLAATFATGPHSFTVAHQRSTGDSNLGYAYGGYQKDQGRVGDGGNSIYLANSYWSDFNAEDERSWQLGYGLDFGAFGVPGLSYNFAYVRGDNITTSTSEGGTEREIFNQFKYVVQSGPAKDLSVKLRSSILRVSQKSSEYNVSGNELRVFVDYPINIF
- a CDS encoding 2OG-Fe dioxygenase family protein, which encodes MIVLNREVGESLRRDKYVNVQGGDFNLYGHFADFVRLTKSWENMEPDSYYGQAEAGMRYRRYSDFEYNPKTRELKQLEHRAYVQSKENNAYVGGLVRHFQDFSDEVIESPVMRSLIDTDFEVYKSVLPEELHDEIWQCQIHQIRIEIKPGKQLEITPEGIHCDGYPFSGVHFWGRNNVEGAESRLYDIHEHQLASTTYQEILDTTYFLDRDMRHYVTPARNTHTHAMAYRQILAISFSRPGTAFDIVR
- a CDS encoding GNAT family N-acetyltransferase, which gives rise to MERFFRQFDEVSFCEWQDAKCLRGVLIQKTTTSYLAFDVAGEIVGAVLGGMLGSRGTINHLAVSPRYRSQGVGQRLVEAASSDMKRVGVLRMFLFVDDANLAGKRFWAAQGFCEPHGERTFERDL